In the Glycine max cultivar Williams 82 chromosome 19, Glycine_max_v4.0, whole genome shotgun sequence genome, AAAAGGTGGAAGCTTGGATCTTCTCTCGCATTGTGGAATCTATTTGGTGGCAGGTAACACTTTTGTCCCATATTCCCTTTCAACAATCCTAAAGTTCCCATACAAGCTCATtattaatatcaaataattccATTGGCATCTAACATGGATCATTCTTTCTCTATGTCCAGTCTTTGACTCCACATATGCAGCTTGCTGATGCAAAGGCCACTTGTAAGGATTCAgcgaaaaactataaaaatatgtcTAGCTCATGTGATCAAGAGCAGGGGAATTTATCACTAGGTATTTGGAAGAATGCATTTAGAGAAGCCTGTGAAAGGCTTTGTCCTATCCGAGCTGGAGGTCACGAGTGTGGCTGTTTATCTGTGCTGCCTAGATTGGTTAGTCTACCAGTTCCTTCATCCTTTCCTTCTATTTATTAAGGATAAATAAGTCAAGTTTTTTGTTGTAGTACCTTTTTGTATTGTCCCTTTTCAATTGTCATTTATCAGTAGGTTTAGTCAGCATGGGTAGCAAAAGAGCTTTGAAATGGATGATTGTcgaaataaagaataataaggAGTCAGGAGTGTATGTATTTTTGACTGGAGCATAGTGCCTCCAACTGAATCCTCATGGGAGGAATAGGGCGAGAAAGTATGATTTCTGCAAATTGCTGCAGCTGAAGCCAAAATATTTCCATCCCCCCTCCCCCTCCAGGATGGGAAACCAAACTCCCCCAACAAACTGATATCtttgaatatatttatcaatatttATCTATGTTTTGTCAAATTGGGCGATGAAATTAACCTCAGACTGcattttacttttattctaGATAATGGAGCAGTGTGTGGCAAGATTAGATGTTGCTATGTTCAATGCCATTCTTCGGGAATCTGATGATGATATTCCAACTGATCCTGTATCTGATCCCATTAGTGATCCCAAGGTTCTCCCCATTCCACCTGGTCAATCAAGCTTCGGAGCTGGTGCGCAGCTAAAAACTGCGGTAATTTCTCTGATGTATAGTTTTTTATGTGAACTATATATCTGGCTGTCTACTCATGAATGTAATTCCAACCTACTGGTATAGGTTCAACTTACTCGTGAATGCAATTCCAACTTACAATTATAGATTCAATTTACTCCTTTTTTTCTGCTAGTATCCATTTGTGTCTGGAATGCACCTTTAAAGTAAGCCAGGAGTATAATTTTTGGCCTGGAGTGGGCCActaatataatgaaaaattagaGGATGATTTGATTTCTCATATGTTCTATATGATGTCAATGGAGATAAGTTGGTCATAACCGATAAGTTCTTTTCATCTGTGTTCTGGATTTCTCAGATTGGTAACTGGTCTAGATGGCTGACTGACCTATTTGGTATGGATGATGATGACCCACTTGAGGATAGAGATGAAAATGACCTTGATAGCAATGATGGAAGTCAAAATACCTTAAAGTCCTTTCATCTTCTTAATGCATTAAGCGACCTCCTGATGCTTCCTAAGGATATGCTCTTAAATGCATCCATCAGGAAAGAGGTTAGCCAATAAACTTGTGTTTTCCATCATAGAATTAACTTGCCACGCATTTCTTCTCCTTATTCATTCTTTCATCCTTGTTTGTGAAGGTGTGTCCAATGTTTAGTGCATCACTAATCAAGAAGATTTTAGACAATTTTGTCCCAGATGAATTTTGCCCTGATCCAATTCCCACTGATGTTTTTGAAGCTCTGGACTCACAGGTTAGATAAACAAATTTGCATTTAGTTGTCCTTTGGTTCTCATTATTTATAGGATTTCTAGTTTGACATTTCATACATGCCTAACGAAAACAATGGGTAAATGAAATTGACATGTCTCATCATATGTATGATGTTACAATGTTCtatgattaattgattaagAAACTCCAACAAATTTGGCTTATGGTCTCtagatttgttttttaattcgaCACAGGATGATCTTGAGGATGAAAATGAGTCTATCAACAACTTCCCCTGCAATGCAGCTCCCATTGCATATTCCCCTCCATCATCAACTACCATTACAAGTATTACTGGGGAGATTGGAAGTGAATCTCAGCTGAGAAGAAGCAAATCTTCTGTTGTTAGGAAGTCATACACCAGTGATGACGAGCTCGATGAAATAAACTATCCATTATCTTCCATATTGAATAGTGGCTCCTCCTCACCAGCATCATCAAAGCCCAACTGGAAGTGGAAAGACAGTCGTGATGAATCTGCCGTCAGATATGAACTCCTCAGGGATGTTTGGATGAACAGTGAATGACCTTGCACAGATTAGATTTCACCCTTTTTCCTGTAGCATTTCTTTGGTGTCACTGtaaaaagaaagatatataCTCTAGGTTttaatagaacaaaaagtattGAAAAACGAGATGGTGCAAATGGCATGCTTATAAATAATGATTGTACGAGTCTTTGCGTGTATCGTACAATAAGGTCATGTGAGATTAATTTCTGAGTTGCTTTGTGTATGTGATTTGTTTTCAGATGCTGATTTTGCTTGGGTTGAATCCGAGTTtgataaacaaaagaaattcaAGTACAACTCACCTcgaaaagaagaggaagaatttgaagattaaaatatttaatagcacGTGAGAATTGAAAGGAAGAAATGCAAACAATTTTGGTCTTTTGTGACTACAATTTTGCGTGAACCCCATTGGCTGTAGTCGAATATGACAAGGCTTTACAAAAAGAAATACTATATGATATTTGAGACAGTCACAGAAACCAGGCAGAAAATTTTAGGTAACTTCTAATATTTTACAACATCACATGATAAAGTGATTCTGGGACTGGGGACCAGGAAAAATTAACTAGAAAAAGAGATTACATAGGAGCCATTGAACAAAAAAAGACAACACGTACTGACTATCAGGATTTAGGACCACACAATACGTATTGATTCATTCAAACTTGGACGGTTGCACTACAGAAAAAACTAAGCAttctcaaaattttgaaaaacaatcaCCGATTTAGACACCGACACAATTTCTAGGAAATTGTAGCCTCTCGTATTCAAATATACTAGAATGCCGACAATGGATTGATGCCATAGAAGATCGGTTGCCATTCTTCACGCAGTTAACTTCTGTGAAGACCTAAGAGCATTAATATGCCGAAGATGTAGTGCTGCAAGAAGTCCCTTCCAGGTTTCTCCATGCCCACCTGCTACTTCAAAGTTAAGAAGTTTCTTCTGCTTCCTGTAGTAATCTTCCAAGAGCTTGCACTACAAGAGACAGATACCCCACAAAAACTTAGTACAAATAATAAGGCGCAGAGTGACTAGTATACTAGAAACAAACAAAGGCGAATAAAGTATCTCAAACTAGCATATTCTAAGCACAACTTTAGAGTGAGGTTgggaaaatctttttttttttttttttaactaaatcaaacacacacaaaaatggAAATAAGAGAGAGAGGGATAATATATAGTCACCTTGTCTGCATGACTTTGGTCATGATCATCCTGCAATTGTTTTGTTGTCCTGGAGCTGGTCATAAGAATATATTCTTGGTAAGCATTAAATTTTCGAGTTCCTAGATTCTTTTTCCTTAACTCCTCTTCTGAACATTTGAAATTCACCACCAGATCAACACGAGCAATGTGATCAAGAATCTCCTGAAAAACATCACGAGACATTTTTTGAGAatgaataaaattgtaaaattacgAGCAGTTcatgattttgaaagatgaaatgAAACAGCTTACAGCTTGGATCCTTGTTCGTGGGAATCCATCAAGAATGAACCCAGTTTCGCCTCTCGAGTATCCATCCTCCAATCTCTTCGATAGTAGACCAAAAATAATATCCTCAGGGACAAGTTTTCCATGATCCAGGGTATGTGATATCTGCATCGGAGGAACCCCATGTCAAAccaatattaattaagaaaacaattttacCACCCATTACCCTAATGGTATTTTTGGACTTGGAGCACAGGAAAAAATCAGGAAAAAGAGATGAGTAATGATGTACTTTCTTTTGTttaataaaagagaataaaaagaggcagagagagagagagagagaatttgacctttaaaagtaaaagttcaattttttcttctatttggtcttcaatttaaatttaaatttcaaaattttctctcttctcttcctcaCCTTTCCTCTGAACCATTTTGTTAAAACGCGTAACATTTAAATATTCATTTGTTTCACAATAATGAGTATAAAAATCCAATCAAAAGAATAAATGACACAGTATAAAAATCTCACAATTCATAATATTTGGTAGATAGTGTGTTGATTTTTACAGTAACTATCTTAAACGTCACATTCagttaaaaaaatcctaaaaagtCACATAAAAATCAGTGTAATAATGATTTTACAATGTAAATGCATGTATCATTCATTCAATAAGTAActattaattttctaataaacTTAAATCAAATAAGCTTAACAAAATTCGTAATAATAAGAACTTCTGCTTCCAGTGTTTAACCACTAAATTTTTTAGAGGATTAAAGTGGGCAGAAGAAAAATACTACTATTTTACTTGACGatcaaaatgtttaaaaatgtaattaacatTACGATCAAGTATAACTCCGAAGGATTCAATTCCAATTTTCTCTAAACTTCAACCCCCCTCAACATCACATTTCGTAATAATCATttgacaaggaaaaaaaaaagctaaagaAAAAGTAAACATTTAAAACGAATCTTCAGTTCAGTCACATTCTTACAACGCGCATAACGGTCTAAGATACAAGCCGTGTAAAATTTTTCATTTGCAGGCACTGATAGAAACTTTCCATAACGGTAATGACCTAATTTTCCCTTCATTTAATTCTCACgatttttttaaatgcaaaagaaatactCTTCCAGAATTGGAGAGAATTATAAAGAAATGAAAGTCAGATAGAAACCCTAAAGATCGAAGAATTGATTAATTTACCTGCTGGTAGAGAGAGGAGCGAGGGTTGAGGTCCTGGCTGAGGAGCGTGGCCATGGAAATGTGCGGGACTTCTAGAAGCTTCGAGAGTCTCTGAGCGAACTGGTGCCTCTTGGCGCCGGGCTCCCCTATCATCACCCACTGCACTCCGTTCTCCGGCGCGCAACCCTGCGCGTCCAGTGCGCCACGTGGCGCGCGCTCCTCTTCCATCTCCTCCTCGTCGTCGTAGTCGTCGTCGTCGTAGTAGCACTGGACCGCAGCCGCCGATCCGAACCCGCGGTTGGGCCGGAGCCCGAGAGCGGCAGTCCTCAGTCGCGCGATCGCGGCCATGGCGACGGCGGCGGCGTTTGTTTGGTTGCTGAGGTTTTGGGCGAGTGGGAAATGGGAATGGCTGCGTGAGAGAGAAATAGAGAACATAGAGGTTTAGAGGggattttgatatttggggtTAGGGAGGCACTGTTTGTGGTGTGTAATTACGGGAGTGCCACTTGCGGGCGCGTGGCGGGAGCAAGAGCGATTTGCCACTTGTGATTGGAGATAAATACATAGATCACTTGATTAGACAAAAGTGATTAAGATTGAATGTTCtacaaaagtttaatttttttatgaaaataattatttgatcatattttatttatttcttggttcaaattttaattactcatatctctttttttttatgatgaataGGAAAATGAAGACTAAAAAAGATggtttaattgtaaaatttttctattttacttattatattaaatcagtctcatattttttaatttatcatttgagtttcttatattttaaaataagaactaaaaaaatgttaagaaaaaaataaaatcatatttcttAAACTAAGAAACACTCTCTTTTATTATTACACTCAAATTCACATTTTcaggataaaatataatattaatataaattttatgtaaaaataatttaaaatttaaattttattcttttttaatttattatatttttataatcttatatataagattaaattctatttttacataaattaaaacatgtatatttatataaattttattttcattttatatattatatttattttttaaaataatacttgtGATTTAgtgaatatattttgttatctatattaagatattcatattatttattataatatagataaaaataatgtcaataaattacatacataaatattttaaaaaataaaaaatattgtcattttatttaattatgtatctttattatataatttaattctttaaaaaaaatttgtacctacttaaataaatttaatataaataaaaaatactattataataaataacaagaatattttaatatatgaaaaatattatcactaaattatatatataaatattaaaaagataataaaatactattattttatgaaattataatttatgtaaaaaatatgataaaatttatataatatatttattttataaaataagttttaaatagtgtgataaaaatacataaaattataaaaatataataaattaaaaatagaaaatttaaattttaaattattttcatataaaacttatattaataatatattttatatcaaatatttaaataaatatttaagtgtTGTGATAAAAAAGTATAGTAATAAAAGAGTACGCtgcttattttatttgaaaaatcatgattttgtagCCAAAAAAATACTACTACGTGAGAGGCGTGGCATCTCGTGTGGGGGGGAGCACTGTGGCAAGCAAGTGGCAACAGCTTTAATTTGAGTTGGAACTTTGAATGGATCCGTGTTacccaaaattattttatggtgGCTTATAAACGTTAAATATTATTTCCTTCTCATATCATttgattatttacttttttatttttttatgttatttttctcaaatatacctttatttaatatttattataatggtACAATTATTAAAGATCAAgttattaaataaagatattttagtctatataatttttagttactttaaaTGGTTCTTAACCTACGTGCAATAatcttaaacataaaaaaaaatatgaaaaagaaatggtAGCAATTTGTAATAATTTCGAGACCCATTTACAAAGATTAATATaagatataattataattttctttcatgtcAGAAcctaattaaatcttttaaaataattcaaggaCTTGTTGTATTaaaccatttttcttttattagttgACTTTAACAGAAAACTCGTGAAATTAGAAGAAAGATcttcttaataaatttatttgcaaCATTTAGATCTGTTTAATGATGGGAAGTTTGATAATAGAGTAAAGTATCAAATTAGTCCCTTACTTTTGGAGGCGTTGTCATTTTGGTTCCTcagatttaaaaaatgtcaaaatgatCATCGACTTTACATTTCGTTTGTCACGTTAGTCTCTGTCGTTAGTAGTCTCTTAACACCGTTAGTGAATGTGTGATGTGACATGTTAAGTGCCACCTAGATGCACATGTGGAACTTTCACATCAGTTTCTTCTACTTGTCACGTAAGGAGGGACTAAATTGACATTAAAGGGACTAAAATGACATAATTTAGGTGATCATCTTTTTCCCCAAAATGTTAAAACCCTAACGGCTACTTTAACATTCACGCTTTCATTCCATTTTTCCTCCTACTCATACTCTCATCCAATTCTTATTCTTCTCCTATTCATCTTTCTCCATCTTTGTAGTTCTTCTTCTATTATTTTGCGGTTTACCATGTCTGCTAATTCAAGCACAAGGGAGAATGCCACGTCAAACCATCTTTGCTATTGTCCTAGAAGATGTAACGATCCGCCtcatcgctacgatatcaccactctaataactcaagaaattaaattctttttctttcttttatgaaaactccattatttttgcttatgaaaatcatagtaaatttgaattttgtatatatatatatatatatatatatatatatatgtccccAAACAATGTTTAACCGAATACATGAATTGTAGTTCAGTACACATCATACACATAATGAAGATTAAACCAgttcatagatataattaaatttgtgatttacatccttaatCCAACAAAAGAGATCATGAaccactatggaggagttgattaacaaaacacaactctctccccaaaacaatcccaacgtcatcacgttggTTTGGCGGCTCCTCCACAGAATCTCATCCCTGCACCCTACTGCTGTCATTTTGCTCCCAcaaacaaggttcgtgatcattaTAGGTATCAACTACACGATACAAatttgcaagggtgagttcattataaaaagaaccaatgttaaatccaaataatcacaattagcaagaaaacataagcaagcatcatgagcttacacaacattcattatccaacactcacatccaacaattgttcattgtccacattcaacaattgttcatcatccatattcaacaattactcatcatccatattcaacaattactcatcatccatccatggatccaatcaagactacacaaaatgatgcatgcacctgactcaactctcatatgcaatgtggtacgtaccaacaaccaaatcccaggaaatagcctaagcgtgtccacgcGACACTttcacttaggaaatcatgcAGAGTTCGTCGAGACCACCTAGTTGTGCACGTAACTGccccccataggtgatcagcctggggccAAAAGGAGTTTCCTACTAGGTGACAAGCCCCCTCAGTACAAAGTACATTCTGCCatagttattttatttcctgtgtcatatgaattatgaatatggccaaaagtaagtgccaaagaccatggaccaattaaagcgcctaagcatcccctcagaaatgcttagattctttaaccacgcttgtcacccacgtctgggccatctgacaaggtcagtgcactccaccccatgaacatacactacatacgacgtatgaacgtggcccaaagcaagtgccaaagaccctggaagatCAGTGCACTTCgtcccccacgaacatacacaacatccaacgtatgaacgtgtcccaaagcaagtgccaaagaccctagaaggtcagtgcacttcgcccgccatgaacatacacaacatgcacatgccaaagcatttccaacatcaatcaacattccattttcacatcattcttaACATAGACatcatctcgtctcaatgacgttatcaacacaACAACGACCTCATTTtatattcacataatcatcaacaataccATCAatttcatgttgacatggtcttgattaacaacgtcatctcaaatcaatatcatcataaatatcaacatcaccacatatcaattaaaatcaccaatagcaacatcaacaatgaGTCGCATTCCGCctgtaaatatattttccatGCCTGAggttcacactccccaggtcttcaaacaacacaagtttaataaacaataatgttattcatcaacaatatatatatcacatcccattcgttaaaaaacatagttttcttgaaaaaaaatcagcatgcaacagggacagacatatattctcatagctaggttccctgaccctaactatggtgtcaaaacggtaaattttataataactcccctcacctatcgtgagctctttGCCAGTTCTTCTTTGCGTCACTTAGAGGTCTCTCTCTCATTCGCACTTGTCGGTCCAACGCAAGTCTCTATTATGccaaaatgaaaggaatttagtatggatttcaaaaacaaggtcaaaggtaacatttggggtcaaataccactgtcaaaacataaagggctgaggggtatttCGGGTTCTACagaaaaaaacatctttttgaaattccgatcacgccaatgtgaccggggttcagtgcaTGCCGCAAAAACAACCTCaaggttataaaaagataacttttaaaatGTCTCATtgtctagggtttttcaaaggaagtgtaaaaacactccattacagtacccaacacataagagacactaagaggaactcaaactagttaggagaaggcttagaagtcaagattaccttagAGAAACTATGAAATGGaggattgagggattttctccaTCGAATCTTCGAGGAGGATTCTGAGAATTCCActccgattaaagtgttcttcttGGTGTGGGGGTTCAACGGCAAGTAAAGGTGGCTCACGACGGCCATCGGTGGTGAAAAGtaaggttttagggtttgggaGATGTTTTTGGgggaagaggagagtgaaaatCGTGTTTTTTATGCTAAGGACGTATTTATAACCTGTAACTTTCGCTAAGCAGGCCTGTCTCGCTAAGTCGAAGCCCACTTCTTGCGCTTAGCACAAGAATTTAGGCTTCGTGCAGCCCCCTCTGCACtagggctcgcttagcgcaccttCTGGGCGCTCAGCGCACTTCCTCTcggttggaattgggcttagcataGCTTTGGGCCGCTCAACGCAATTCCCCTcagttggaattgcgcttagcgcgcttttctcgcttagcgggaaACCAAAAGTTATTGTTTtcaagatcccaacggtcagactgTAGAAACATATCTTAGGGATATTcagacaaaatttgaagatgatccaacggttaacgaatccggTATTGCGATTTCATTGAACTAggttttggtaaaataaaaaatctcatactttcaacttagctcaacaaaactccacataattcAACATCTATATCAAGAGattcacacatgactagttcaaggcatacttcaactcaagtctatcatgtagtcaaataacacaacaaaataatcaaacatcaaatataattactaatatatatatatatatatatatatatatatataccaggGTGTTATAGAAGAGCTACCATTTGAACAGCAAGGACAACAAGGAATAATGGGAGACTATTTTATGCTTGTCCATTACCACAAGTAAGTAATGTTAATGGTGTTTTTTGTATTCTAATTTTTGTGCAAGATTGAACATGGgtattttgtgttgtgcagcAAGATAATCAACACTGGAGGGTGACGATGATTGATGTGGAACACATAAAAGCATTGATTGCGTCAATAAACAGTGAAGGGTGACGAAGAACGACAACCACCACCACTAGGAGAGCGATGATCGACGTGGACCTAGCACAGGAATGCTATCCTTCAACCATAGGGGGGAGAAAATGGTGAGAGAGAATTCATCACGTTttcaattagattaaaaactatTAGGGATCAATTTGACACTATATACAAAAATTGACTCTTCATTTTCcaatataacatttaaaattatgtcataTTAGTCCCTATGATGTGACATTGCTTATTTCCCAATTACGCTTGCCACGTGTGCGTCCAGGTGGCACTTAACGTGTCACATCACACATTTACTAACGGTATTAGGAGACTACTAACGACAGGGACTAACGTGACAAACGGAATGTAAAGTCGAtgatcattttgatattttttaaatctcaggGACCAAATTGACGCCTCCAAAAGTGAGGGACTAATTTGGTACTTTACTCTTTGATAATATGTATGAGATGATAGATTTAAGTTTAGTGGTGGAAAATTTGATAGCATGCATGAGGTCATAGATTTAAACCTCAGTGCAACTAttgtacacaaaaaaaaaaatatacatataaataataaattgaaaccAATAAAATGCTTTAAAAAGTGTTAatagagttaaaaaaaacaccttattggtagtttctaattttaacatcccaattttcttCCTTGTTGAAGTGTAAAAATtttcacatgtatttttttttcttttttttccttgatgaagtgtaaaaatatt is a window encoding:
- the LOC100784021 gene encoding probable adenylate kinase 7, mitochondrial, with protein sequence MFSISLSRSHSHFPLAQNLSNQTNAAAVAMAAIARLRTAALGLRPNRGFGSAAAVQCYYDDDDYDDEEEMEEERAPRGALDAQGCAPENGVQWVMIGEPGAKRHQFAQRLSKLLEVPHISMATLLSQDLNPRSSLYQQISHTLDHGKLVPEDIIFGLLSKRLEDGYSRGETGFILDGFPRTRIQAEILDHIARVDLVVNFKCSEEELRKKNLGTRKFNAYQEYILMTSSRTTKQLQDDHDQSHADKCKLLEDYYRKQKKLLNFEVAGGHGETWKGLLAALHLRHINALRSSQKLTA